From a region of the Lactuca sativa cultivar Salinas chromosome 4, Lsat_Salinas_v11, whole genome shotgun sequence genome:
- the LOC111906438 gene encoding protein CANDIDATE G-PROTEIN COUPLED RECEPTOR 7: MMNLARILTGVLLLFFLFTAPSTGEITSVKIRSDNRRFIFFENFGFTQTGHVSIAISSVFVTSMPVTSNLTRPDPSRIGFYLISDVARPYKNYERISCSLDSKYISLLFTFQDLSPSPQSSFNKSHSVTFPSDYSLYFTNCNPLSYVTMDVRTEFYNTDNGNTKDYLSAELTQLPSHYYNFSHVYLIFLGFWILVCFKNKVSVNRFHLLMGVLLVMKSLSLFCAAKIHYHMKVTGNPHHGWNVMFHIFQLITAVLLYIVMMVISDGWFLLKPFVQEKKINKKVLMVVIPIQILATVASIVIGESGPFIKGWMTWNGVVLVIEAACCYVIMLPTEVICWFCDETHETDQDAKAARKYLAMFSMVVFGYFGIVWCGVVGQLMSIRSLETTGLVLYMVMFCMFRPFGKNKYFQLNLKEQGAQEEFVLI, from the coding sequence ATGATGAATTTAGCCAGAATCCTTACTGGTGttctcctcctcttcttcctcttcacagCACCATCCACCGGGGAGATCACTTCTGTGAAGATCCGATCCGATAACCGACGCTTTATCTTCTTCGAGAATTTCGGCTTTACACAAACCGGTCATGTCTCCATTGCCATCTCCTCCGTTTTTGTTACCTCAATGCCGGTCACCTCCAACTTAACACGACCTGATCCTTCACGTATTGGTTTCTATCTTATCTCAGATGTTGCAAGACCCTATAAGAATTACGAACGTATTTCATGCAGTCTGGACTCCAAATACATCTCACTACTCTTTACTTTCCAAGATCTCTCCCCTTCTCCTCAGTCTTCCTTCAACAAATCCCACTCTGTGACTTTTCCCAGTGATTACTCGCTCTACTTCACCAATTGCAACCCTTTATCCTACGTGACGATGGACGTCAGGACAGAGTTCTACAACACTGACAATGGCAACACCAAAGACTATCTATCAGCCGAGCTAACACAGCTTCCGTCTCATTACTATAATTTCTCCCACGTTTATCTcatttttctagggttttggatcTTGGTATGCTTCAAGAACAAGGTATCTGTCAACAGGTTTCATTTACTAATGGGTGTGTTGCTTGTTATGAAGTCACTTAGCTTGTTCTGTGCTGCAAAAATTCATTATCATATGAAGGTTACAGGTAATCCTCATCATGGCTGGAATGTCATGTTTCACATATTTCAGCTCATCACGGCTGTGCTTTTGTACATTGTGATGATGGTGATCAGTGATGGCTGGTTTTTGTTAAAGCCGTTTGTGCAAGAAAAGAAAATTAACAAGAAGGTTTTAATGGTAGTGATTCCAATTCAGATTTTGGCTACTGTGGCTTCTATAGTAATAGGGGAAAGCGGACCTTTTATTAAAGGCTGGATGACTTGGAACGGTGTCGTATTGGTGATAGAGGCCGCCTGTTGCTATGTTATAATGCTCCCCACAGAGGTGATTTGTTGGTTTTGTGATGAGACTCATGAGACTGATCAAGATGCGAAGGCTGCTAGGAAATATTTGGCAATGTTCTCTATGGTTGTTTTTGGATACTTCGGTATTGTGTGGTGCGGCGTTGTCGGACAGTTGATGTCTATTAGGTCATTGGAAACAACTGGTCTTGTGTTATATATGGTGATGTTTTGCATGTTCAGGCCATTTGGGAAAAACAAATACTTTCAACTTAATCTTAAAGAACAAGGGGCGCAGGAGGAGTTCGTACTTATCTAG